In a single window of the Methanolobus psychrophilus R15 genome:
- a CDS encoding L-threonine synthase has product MRLYSTNLKAEEVSFETALITGLAPDKGLYMPKQLPLFSKEELMSLKDETYPEIAFRLLGRILEGEVDEASLRAIVYDAYNYDVPLEKVDETTYIMRLDRGPTSSFKDFAARMMARLMQYYLKKENTKLTILTATSGDTGSAVAHAFYGLDNIDVIVLFPRTEVSDRQRKQMTTLGKNITALSVEGKFDDCQAMVKQAFADDGLKHMNLSSANSINIGRLIPQSIYYFYSYLKLRDYPEEIVFSIPSGNFGNMMGCVLAKTMGLPVRKIVAAVNENDEVPSFLDTGRYGKIEPSRNCLSNAMNVGHPSNLARLITIYGGEMDEKGNVHRMPDMEKLKQDIYSIPVTDEDTKATMREFYERHNIMIEPHGAVGIKGLMEYRKATKDQTLAVTLETADPAKFPAEVKAVIGIEPEPPQHLKEIEARPEHMEHLTTDYEQFKGYLKRKMG; this is encoded by the coding sequence ATGAGACTCTATAGCACTAATCTCAAGGCAGAGGAAGTTTCTTTTGAAACTGCCCTGATAACCGGCCTTGCACCCGACAAAGGCCTGTACATGCCAAAACAGCTTCCTTTATTCTCAAAGGAAGAACTCATGTCCCTCAAGGATGAAACCTACCCGGAGATAGCTTTCAGGTTACTTGGGAGGATACTGGAGGGCGAGGTTGATGAAGCATCCCTCAGGGCAATAGTATATGACGCCTATAACTACGACGTCCCTCTTGAGAAAGTAGACGAGACCACATATATCATGCGTCTTGACCGCGGCCCGACATCCTCTTTCAAGGATTTTGCAGCTCGTATGATGGCAAGGCTCATGCAGTATTACCTTAAGAAGGAGAACACGAAGCTGACAATACTCACAGCGACTTCCGGGGATACCGGAAGTGCTGTTGCCCATGCATTCTATGGCCTGGACAATATAGACGTCATTGTGCTCTTCCCGCGGACCGAAGTATCTGACCGCCAGCGCAAACAGATGACAACCCTGGGGAAAAATATAACCGCCCTGTCAGTAGAAGGCAAGTTCGATGACTGTCAGGCGATGGTGAAGCAGGCATTTGCAGATGATGGGCTGAAACACATGAATCTCTCGTCGGCCAACTCCATCAATATAGGCCGCCTCATACCCCAGTCCATCTACTATTTCTATTCATACCTGAAACTGAGGGATTACCCGGAGGAGATTGTGTTCTCGATACCCTCCGGAAACTTCGGGAACATGATGGGCTGTGTGCTTGCAAAGACCATGGGTCTGCCTGTCCGGAAAATCGTGGCTGCTGTTAACGAGAACGATGAAGTGCCTTCCTTCCTGGATACAGGCAGGTACGGCAAGATCGAACCTTCAAGGAACTGTCTTTCCAATGCCATGAACGTGGGCCACCCGAGCAACCTGGCAAGGCTGATAACCATATACGGCGGGGAAATGGATGAAAAAGGCAACGTTCATAGAATGCCGGATATGGAAAAACTGAAGCAGGACATATATTCAATTCCGGTAACCGATGAGGACACAAAGGCAACTATGAGAGAGTTCTATGAAAGGCACAACATTATGATAGAGCCGCATGGGGCCGTCGGCATAAAGGGCCTCATGGAATATAGGAAAGCCACAAAGGACCAGACCCTTGCTGTGACCCTGGAAACCGCAGACCCTGCCAAATTCCCTGCAGAGGTAAAAGCGGTGATAGGGATAGAGCCTGAACCTCCACAGCATCTTAAGGAGATAGAGGCCAGACCCGAGCATATGGAGCACCTGACCACTGACTACGAGCAGTTCAAGGGGTACCTTAAAAGAAAAATGGGTTAA
- a CDS encoding potassium channel protein: MFKEEDFRSLFILVGIVLAFGTLVYHNIEGWGWLDSLYFSVITLTTIGYGDLSPTTDIGKIFTIVYVFIGLGILVGFVTATGDFIQKRRKNRIANHRGSTQWLFSHGDQEVPEEDATVHAQEKD, encoded by the coding sequence ATGTTCAAAGAGGAGGATTTCAGAAGTCTTTTCATACTTGTGGGAATTGTTCTTGCCTTCGGAACTCTTGTCTATCATAACATAGAAGGCTGGGGGTGGCTTGATTCGTTATATTTCTCCGTGATTACCCTGACGACCATTGGTTATGGCGATCTTAGCCCCACGACAGACATCGGAAAGATATTCACCATCGTGTACGTATTCATAGGCTTAGGGATATTGGTCGGCTTTGTTACTGCAACAGGGGACTTTATACAGAAAAGACGGAAAAATAGGATTGCAAACCATCGGGGATCGACACAATGGCTATTTTCACATGGCGATCAGGAAGTCCCGGAAGAGGATGCGACAGTACATGCACAAGAAAAGGATTGA
- a CDS encoding Xanthine/uracil/vitamin C permease: MTGILQAARIPFGPSIIATILSAIFRTLIMGLYANKPLAIAPYMGENAFVAYTVVGVLAIHGRRRWVQYS, translated from the coding sequence ATGACAGGAATACTTCAGGCAGCCCGGATACCTTTTGGTCCGTCTATAATAGCTACGATATTATCTGCAATCTTCAGGACCCTCATTATGGGGCTCTATGCAAATAAACCACTTGCAATAGCTCCATATATGGGTGAGAACGCCTTTGTGGCATATACCGTTGTGGGAGTGCTGGCTATTCATGGCAGACGGCGCTGGGTACAGTATTCATAA
- a CDS encoding maf protein, producing MRKVILASASPRRKELLEQLIGDRFEICASSYGEELLEGLSPEGLAVHHSREKARGVALRFPEALIISADTFVICDGEILGKPSSESNAKETLRKISGRVIEVVTGVTLLDTRRGMEISEYETTKVFMKSLRQEEIDSYVRTGEPFGKAGAFAIQCKGALFTERIEGDYFNVVGLPLFRLGKMLEKIHADDILWNWE from the coding sequence ATGAGAAAAGTGATACTTGCCTCGGCTTCCCCGCGAAGAAAAGAATTACTAGAACAGCTGATAGGGGACAGATTTGAGATATGCGCCAGCTCTTATGGAGAAGAGTTGCTGGAAGGCTTAAGCCCTGAGGGGCTTGCCGTTCATCATTCCCGTGAGAAGGCCAGGGGTGTCGCACTTAGGTTCCCTGAAGCGCTTATCATATCCGCTGATACTTTTGTTATATGTGATGGCGAGATACTTGGCAAACCTTCTTCGGAGAGCAATGCAAAGGAGACGCTCAGGAAAATAAGCGGCCGGGTAATCGAGGTTGTCACCGGGGTCACACTGCTGGATACCCGCAGGGGTATGGAGATAAGCGAGTATGAGACCACCAAGGTGTTCATGAAGAGCCTGCGCCAAGAAGAGATAGATTCCTATGTCAGGACTGGAGAGCCTTTCGGCAAGGCAGGGGCATTCGCTATCCAGTGTAAGGGCGCGCTTTTTACGGAGAGGATTGAAGGAGATTATTTTAATGTAGTCGGTTTGCCGCTTTTCAGGTTAGGGAAAATGCTGGAGAAGATACATGCAGACGATATTCTCTGGAATTGGGAATGA
- the hisG gene encoding ATP phosphoribosyltransferase, which translates to MISIALPKGSLEEQTYLLFKQADLEIKKTDRDYNPTIKDPRIGKIKILRPQEIPGYVSDGYFDLGISGLDWVRESNADIMEVADLPYSKQGAGNVKIVIAVPKDSDIESAKDVKPGSRVASEYPNLTKKFFEDRGVPVDVHFSYGATEAKVPDLMDVVVDLTETGSTLRKNGLKIVDIIMESSSKLIANKKSWEDPVKRQEIEEIKTLLLSVIEARGKVLLDMNVPADKLDAVIESLPSMKRPTVSQLYKSDYYAVETVVNKSEVNLLIPKLKALGAEDILEMDISKIVY; encoded by the coding sequence ATGATAAGCATAGCTCTTCCCAAAGGCAGTTTAGAGGAACAGACCTACCTCCTTTTCAAGCAGGCGGACCTGGAGATAAAGAAGACCGACAGGGACTACAATCCCACCATCAAGGACCCGAGGATAGGAAAGATCAAGATCCTGCGGCCCCAGGAGATCCCTGGCTACGTGTCCGACGGTTACTTTGACCTTGGCATCTCAGGGCTTGACTGGGTCAGGGAATCCAATGCCGATATTATGGAGGTTGCAGACCTGCCCTATAGCAAGCAGGGAGCAGGCAATGTGAAGATAGTCATCGCAGTGCCCAAGGACAGCGATATTGAAAGCGCAAAGGATGTTAAGCCGGGCAGCAGGGTGGCTTCCGAATACCCGAACCTGACAAAGAAGTTCTTTGAAGACCGCGGAGTCCCTGTGGATGTTCACTTCTCCTACGGCGCTACCGAAGCGAAGGTTCCCGACCTCATGGATGTCGTTGTGGACCTGACCGAGACCGGCTCCACGCTACGCAAGAATGGCCTCAAGATAGTGGATATCATCATGGAATCCTCCTCCAAGCTCATAGCCAACAAGAAGAGCTGGGAAGACCCCGTGAAGAGGCAGGAGATAGAGGAGATCAAGACCCTGCTGCTTTCTGTCATCGAAGCAAGGGGTAAAGTGCTCCTGGACATGAACGTCCCGGCTGACAAGCTGGATGCTGTCATAGAGTCCCTGCCATCCATGAAGCGTCCGACCGTATCCCAGTTGTACAAATCTGATTACTATGCTGTGGAGACCGTTGTCAACAAGAGCGAGGTAAATCTTCTGATACCCAAACTTAAGGCACTGGGTGCTGAAGATATCCTTGAGATGGACATCTCAAAGATAGTCTACTGA
- a CDS encoding dimethylamine corrinoid protein, with amino-acid sequence MQTSQLTGQDIINMAKHAILNLDKREAECAAREALEAGLDPVVLIEKGFVAGMKEIGDMFEEDKITMTQIFAASKIMDAGMNILKPWMDSPEHKFCLFGNIAMNV; translated from the coding sequence ATGCAAACTTCACAATTGACCGGCCAGGACATTATCAATATGGCAAAACATGCCATATTAAACCTTGACAAGAGAGAAGCTGAATGTGCTGCAAGAGAAGCACTGGAAGCAGGTCTTGATCCTGTAGTGCTCATCGAGAAGGGGTTCGTAGCCGGCATGAAGGAAATAGGGGACATGTTCGAGGAAGACAAAATCACCATGACGCAAATATTTGCAGCCTCAAAAATAATGGATGCCGGTATGAATATTCTCAAACCCTGGATGGACAGCCCCGAACACAAATTCTGTCTTTTCGGCAATATAGCCATGAACGTTTGA
- a CDS encoding sodium/chloride-dependent transporter, giving the protein MTDKEHFNIEREQLASRTGFILLSAGCAIGLGNIWRFPYVTGQYGGAAFVLIYLAFLVLLGLPILIMEYSIGRAGKLNIAGAMRELEPAGSKWHVFGYMGIIGNVLLVMFYTTVAGWGLAYMYYSMAGSFNGLGPQEIASFFGAFLSNTIEIVFWMAFVVFTGFWVCSKGLRKGAEKVSKYLITGLFVILLMLVFKSVTLPGASAGISFYLEPDFSLIDRDAISAAMGQAFFTLSAGAGGMAIFGSYTGKERSLPGEAINVVALDTSVALLAGLAIFPAAFALGIEPGSGPQLLFVTLPNVFNQMAGGQAWGFLFFAFLSFAAMSTVIAIFENIMAFTIDEWKWDRRKASIINAIAIFILSLPCALSFGPLSGIQPFGPGSGILDLEDFIFSNNILPIGAISIVMFCTLKGGWGWNRFLDEANTGIGGKITGWVSPYARYLLPLIVLVILVQGWMNILN; this is encoded by the coding sequence ATGACAGACAAAGAACATTTCAATATAGAAAGGGAACAACTGGCAAGCAGGACCGGCTTTATATTATTATCAGCCGGATGCGCCATAGGCCTTGGTAATATATGGCGCTTCCCTTATGTTACCGGCCAATACGGAGGGGCGGCTTTTGTCCTGATCTATCTCGCATTTCTCGTATTACTTGGGCTGCCAATCCTCATCATGGAATATTCAATAGGTAGAGCAGGGAAGCTGAACATTGCCGGAGCCATGAGAGAACTGGAGCCTGCAGGCAGTAAATGGCATGTTTTCGGATACATGGGGATCATAGGGAACGTCCTGCTCGTTATGTTCTACACTACTGTGGCGGGCTGGGGACTTGCATATATGTATTATTCTATGGCAGGAAGCTTTAACGGGCTTGGACCTCAGGAGATCGCTTCTTTTTTCGGGGCTTTCCTCAGTAACACCATAGAAATTGTTTTCTGGATGGCCTTTGTCGTGTTTACCGGGTTCTGGGTATGCTCAAAAGGACTTCGCAAAGGAGCCGAGAAGGTAAGCAAGTACCTTATAACAGGGCTTTTTGTGATTTTGTTGATGCTGGTCTTTAAATCTGTGACCCTTCCTGGAGCTTCCGCAGGAATTAGTTTTTATCTGGAACCCGATTTCAGTCTTATTGACAGGGACGCAATCTCCGCAGCCATGGGACAGGCTTTCTTCACCCTAAGTGCAGGTGCCGGAGGAATGGCTATATTTGGCAGCTATACAGGGAAAGAGAGGTCCCTCCCCGGCGAAGCCATTAATGTGGTTGCGCTTGATACTTCTGTTGCCTTGCTTGCAGGACTTGCTATATTTCCTGCAGCTTTTGCCTTAGGGATTGAACCCGGATCAGGACCTCAGCTTCTTTTTGTGACCCTCCCCAATGTATTTAACCAGATGGCCGGAGGACAAGCGTGGGGTTTCCTATTCTTCGCATTCCTCTCTTTTGCTGCGATGTCAACGGTTATTGCAATATTTGAGAATATAATGGCCTTCACCATCGATGAGTGGAAATGGGACCGCAGGAAGGCATCTATAATTAATGCCATCGCCATATTCATCCTTTCGCTCCCGTGTGCACTGAGCTTTGGTCCTTTGAGCGGTATACAGCCATTTGGCCCCGGCAGTGGGATATTAGACCTGGAGGATTTCATTTTCAGCAACAACATCCTCCCCATAGGTGCGATCTCGATCGTGATGTTCTGTACATTAAAAGGAGGCTGGGGATGGAACAGGTTTTTAGATGAAGCAAATACAGGAATAGGAGGGAAAATTACCGGGTGGGTCAGCCCCTATGCACGATATTTACTGCCTTTAATTGTTCTGGTCATACTTGTACAGGGATGGATGAACATACTGAACTGA
- a CDS encoding alkylhydroperoxidase like protein, AhpD family gives MIDRLPETAASFVQMRSTIFKDSALDIKTKEIIAVAASVLLKCERCAEIHSQRAIASGATKDELAEAIAVAMFISAGSTLHWTDVYESIFADNEE, from the coding sequence ATGATAGACAGACTACCCGAAACTGCTGCCTCCTTTGTACAGATGCGTTCAACCATCTTCAAGGACAGTGCTCTTGATATTAAGACAAAGGAGATAATAGCTGTGGCTGCTTCCGTACTGCTCAAATGTGAGCGCTGCGCTGAGATACACTCCCAAAGAGCTATAGCCAGCGGGGCTACAAAGGACGAGCTTGCAGAAGCTATAGCAGTTGCCATGTTCATATCTGCAGGATCCACGCTTCACTGGACAGATGTATACGAAAGTATCTTTGCAGATAATGAGGAATAA
- a CDS encoding methylcobalamin:coenzyme M methyltransferase, producing the protein MDDMTLKERFERSVKREEVDKVPVCSVTQTGTVDLMELSGASWPQANYDPGQMATLAIAGHEIAGFESVRYPFCTTVIAETLGCTIAEGSFDTQPYQLDFPCKNKGDIKKVNIPEDLLGNRNIRTALESRSNCIGRISASDHGMRRIRTMLEATDIIKQRIGDDVPLIAGMIGPAATAFYLAGANNYLRWCITDPDALLQLMDLGEKVCAEYANALYDHGADAVIVIDSEAGPDLFPPPLFESLVLPVYRSLTSKMKGMKLLHMCGDATAILEPLADSGFQGLSIEEKVDVAYASQIVGDEVCLIGNVSPAETLLYKSRDVIKKEAKQCIEYGIGILAPGCGIAPRTPLEHLKAFVAARDEYYQEKGRYDP; encoded by the coding sequence TTGGACGATATGACATTGAAAGAGCGTTTTGAGCGCTCTGTAAAAAGGGAGGAAGTTGACAAAGTGCCTGTGTGTTCCGTCACCCAGACAGGCACCGTTGACCTTATGGAACTATCCGGTGCCAGCTGGCCGCAGGCTAACTATGACCCAGGACAGATGGCGACACTTGCTATAGCTGGCCATGAGATAGCTGGTTTTGAATCTGTACGCTATCCTTTCTGTACCACTGTCATTGCTGAGACCCTTGGATGCACTATAGCTGAGGGGTCCTTTGATACGCAACCATACCAGCTGGATTTTCCCTGCAAGAACAAAGGTGATATCAAGAAAGTTAATATCCCTGAAGACCTTCTGGGAAACCGAAATATCAGAACAGCGCTTGAATCCCGTAGCAACTGCATTGGAAGGATATCTGCCAGCGATCATGGAATGCGAAGGATCAGGACAATGCTGGAAGCCACTGACATCATCAAGCAGAGGATAGGGGATGATGTTCCATTGATAGCAGGGATGATCGGGCCGGCTGCCACAGCCTTCTATCTTGCCGGTGCGAATAACTACCTGAGATGGTGTATAACAGACCCCGATGCTCTTCTGCAACTGATGGATCTTGGAGAAAAGGTGTGCGCCGAATATGCCAATGCCCTCTATGATCATGGCGCAGATGCCGTCATAGTAATTGATTCCGAAGCCGGTCCCGACCTGTTCCCTCCTCCGCTGTTTGAATCACTGGTACTTCCGGTTTATCGGTCGCTTACAAGTAAAATGAAGGGGATGAAACTGCTTCACATGTGTGGGGATGCCACTGCCATCCTTGAGCCGCTGGCAGACTCCGGTTTTCAGGGACTCAGCATCGAAGAGAAGGTAGATGTAGCCTACGCCAGTCAGATAGTGGGCGATGAGGTATGCCTGATAGGTAATGTCTCCCCCGCGGAAACACTGCTTTACAAATCCAGGGACGTCATCAAGAAAGAAGCGAAACAATGTATCGAGTATGGCATAGGTATCCTTGCTCCGGGGTGTGGTATTGCCCCCAGGACGCCTCTTGAGCACCTGAAGGCCTTTGTGGCCGCAAGGGACGAGTATTACCAGGAAAAAGGCAGATATGATCCCTGA
- a CDS encoding lysine exporter protein LysE/YggA encodes MLIDIITLVQAFILGFTIGVSAALIPGPMMLATIGISIKKGWKTGLYVFGGHSLVEISIILLILAGASSFIMKDMLSHIAIVGGLSMILFGAIIIRKAKEVLTMNITASAGKLDISSGPVSAGILTSALNPTYLFWWLTAGSAIIMQQYLAGVLAVVAFIIGHWLADLGFLVSVSSSFSKGKEFLSRRTHQRLLYTCGVFLIAIGFFFIISHNNVAAMI; translated from the coding sequence ATGCTAATTGATATAATAACTCTGGTCCAGGCTTTCATTCTTGGTTTCACTATCGGTGTCTCCGCTGCACTTATACCTGGTCCTATGATGCTTGCGACCATCGGCATATCCATTAAGAAAGGATGGAAGACTGGGCTTTATGTCTTTGGTGGTCACTCTCTGGTAGAAATATCTATAATCCTGCTTATTCTGGCAGGTGCCTCATCTTTTATAATGAAGGATATGCTATCTCACATCGCTATAGTAGGTGGCCTTTCGATGATACTTTTCGGGGCGATTATCATCCGCAAAGCAAAAGAGGTGTTGACAATGAACATCACCGCCTCGGCCGGTAAACTCGATATTTCCTCCGGTCCCGTATCCGCAGGCATTCTCACATCAGCATTGAATCCGACTTATCTTTTCTGGTGGCTGACAGCCGGAAGCGCTATAATCATGCAGCAGTACCTGGCAGGCGTACTCGCAGTGGTTGCATTTATCATTGGCCACTGGCTGGCAGATCTTGGGTTCCTTGTATCAGTATCCTCATCATTTTCTAAAGGCAAGGAATTCCTGTCACGCCGCACCCACCAGAGACTGCTTTACACATGCGGAGTATTCCTCATAGCCATAGGGTTCTTTTTCATCATCAGCCATAATAACGTTGCTGCAATGATATGA
- a CDS encoding sodium--dicarboxylate symporter has translation MPGKKLASDPVSLIHPRSLKNLSHHLQSLVRGRLWLKILIGMMLGIVTGLVLGPSAGFVDREISYIIGEWLALPGYIFLALLQMIVIPLVFASIIRGIAAGEDMEQLRQVGIKTVGYFLATTAFAIIVGLGLALLISPGSYISSEMVQQTLGTGATPVQNSNVSVPVNAFDIAEVPGMITTILPTNPLGALATGQMLQVVIFSIIIGVALVSMAPVQSKPLLELLGSLQEVSMTVVRWSMLLAPLAVFELISKFTINLGIDALLGMLVYVGTVLLGLLVLLLTYMVIVYAVSRRGPIGFIKSIRDVMLLAFSTSSSAAVMPLSIRTAEEKIGVRPSISQFVIPLGATINMNGTALYQSVAAVFLAQVFGVELGFGALVLLMITVVGASIGTPSTPGVGIVILALILASVGIPTAGIALIIGVDRILDMSRTAVNVTGDLVACVVMDKWVGGKKTAREESVKAEIDERQRRKLGEDVIVN, from the coding sequence ATGCCAGGTAAAAAACTAGCTTCAGACCCTGTTTCTCTTATACATCCCCGTTCTTTGAAGAATCTCAGCCACCATCTGCAGTCCCTCGTAAGAGGCAGGTTGTGGCTGAAGATATTGATAGGGATGATGCTTGGCATTGTCACGGGACTTGTGCTTGGTCCCTCTGCAGGCTTTGTGGACAGGGAAATCTCATACATCATAGGTGAATGGCTGGCCCTTCCAGGCTACATTTTCCTTGCACTGCTGCAGATGATCGTAATCCCTCTTGTCTTTGCATCTATTATCCGCGGGATAGCTGCAGGTGAGGATATGGAACAGCTCAGGCAGGTAGGCATAAAGACAGTGGGGTATTTCCTTGCAACAACAGCATTTGCTATCATTGTCGGACTCGGCCTGGCCCTCCTGATAAGCCCGGGCAGTTATATCAGCAGTGAAATGGTCCAACAGACGCTGGGAACAGGAGCAACTCCAGTCCAAAACAGCAATGTGAGTGTGCCTGTAAACGCATTTGATATAGCAGAAGTCCCAGGGATGATCACCACAATACTTCCTACTAATCCTCTGGGGGCGCTTGCTACAGGACAAATGCTCCAGGTTGTCATTTTCTCTATAATCATAGGCGTGGCACTTGTCTCCATGGCTCCTGTGCAGTCCAAGCCGCTGCTTGAGTTGCTGGGCTCATTGCAGGAGGTCAGCATGACAGTCGTTCGCTGGAGCATGCTGCTTGCGCCTCTTGCTGTATTTGAATTGATAAGCAAGTTTACCATCAACCTTGGCATCGATGCTCTCCTGGGCATGCTGGTTTATGTAGGAACTGTGCTGCTTGGGCTTCTGGTACTGCTGCTGACCTATATGGTGATAGTGTATGCAGTTTCGCGAAGAGGGCCGATCGGCTTCATCAAGTCAATCCGGGATGTGATGCTGCTCGCGTTTTCGACATCCAGCTCTGCTGCAGTGATGCCGCTGTCCATCAGGACCGCTGAGGAGAAAATAGGTGTAAGGCCGTCCATTTCCCAGTTCGTCATCCCGCTGGGAGCGACCATCAATATGAACGGCACTGCCCTCTACCAGAGTGTCGCAGCGGTCTTCCTTGCCCAGGTGTTCGGTGTCGAGCTTGGTTTTGGCGCCTTGGTACTGCTGATGATAACAGTTGTGGGGGCTTCTATCGGAACTCCGTCTACCCCGGGCGTGGGTATTGTTATCCTTGCGCTCATACTGGCCAGTGTAGGCATACCCACTGCGGGCATTGCTCTTATAATAGGAGTGGACAGGATACTTGATATGAGCCGCACGGCCGTCAATGTCACAGGGGACCTTGTCGCCTGCGTGGTCATGGATAAATGGGTCGGCGGCAAAAAGACTGCAAGGGAGGAATCAGTGAAAGCCGAGATTGATGAAAGGCAGAGAAGAAAGCTGGGAGAAGATGTGATCGTCAATTAA